The Theropithecus gelada isolate Dixy chromosome X, Tgel_1.0, whole genome shotgun sequence genome includes a window with the following:
- the RNF113A gene encoding RING finger protein 113A, translating into MAEQFSPGKTADQVCTFLFKKPGRKGAAGRRKRPACDPEPGDSGSSSDEGCTVVRPKKKRATHNPMIQKTRDSGKQKAAYGDLSSEEEEENEPESLGVVYKSTRSAKPVGPEDMGATAVYELDTEKERDAQAIFERSQKIQEELRGKEDDKIYRGINNYQKYMKPKDTSMGNASSGMVRKGPIRAPEHLRATVRWDYQPDICKDYKETGFCGFGDSCKFLHDRSDYKHGWQIERELDEGRYGVYEDENYEVGSDDEEIPFKCFICRQSFQNPVVTKCRHYFCESCALQHFRTTPRCYVCDQQTNGVFNPAKELIAKLEKHRATGEGGGASDLPEDPDEDPIPVT; encoded by the coding sequence ATGGCAGAGCAGTTTTCTCCAGGGAAGACGGCAGATCAGGTGTGCACCTTCCTTTTCAAAAAGCCTGGGCGGAAAGGGGCTGCTGGACGCAGAAAGCGCCCGGCCTGCGACCCAGAGCCCGGAGACAGCGGCAGCAGTAGCGACGAAGGCTGCACTGTGGTTCGACCGAAAAAGAAGCGGGCGACTCACAATCCAATGATACAGAAGACTCGTGACAGTGGTAAACAGAAGGCAGCTTACGGCGACTTGAGcagcgaggaggaggaggaaaatgagcCCGAGAGTCTCGGCGTGGTTTATAAATCCACCCGCTCGGCGAAACCCGTGGGACCAGAGGATATGGGGGCGACAGCTGTCTATGAGCTGGACACAGAGAAAGAGCGCGATGCACAAGCCATCTTTGAGCGCAGCCAGAAGATCCAGGAGGAGCTGAGGGGCAAGGAGGATGACAAGATCTATCGGGGAATCAACAATTATCAGAAATACATGAAGCCCAAGGATACGTCTATGGGCAATGCCTCTTCCGGGATGGTGAGGAAGGGCCCCATCCGAGCGCCCGAGCATCTACGTGCCACCGTGCGCTGGGATTACCAGCCCGACATCTGTAAGGACTACAAAGAGACTGGCTTCTGCGGCTTCGGAGACAGCTGCAAATTCCTCCATGACCGTTCAGATTACAAGCATGGGTGGCAGATCGAACGTGAGCTTGATGAGGGTCGCTATGGTGTCTATGAGGATGAAAACTATGAAGTGGGAAGCGATGATGAGGAAATACCATTCAAGTGTTTCATCTGTCGCCAGAGCTTCCAAAACCCAGTTGTCACCAAGTGCAGGCATTATTTCTGCGAGAGCTGTGCACTGCAGCATTTCCGCACCACCCCGCGCTGCTATGTGTGTGACCAGCAGACCAATGGCGTCTTCAATCCAGCGAAAGAATTGATTGCTAAACTAGAGAAGCATCGAGCTACAGGAGAGGGTGGTGGTGCTTCCGACTTGCCAGAAGACCCCGATGAGGATCCAATTCCCGTTACTTAG
- the NDUFA1 gene encoding NADH dehydrogenase [ubiquinone] 1 alpha subcomplex subunit 1, producing MWFEILPGLAAMGVCLFIPGLATAYIQRFTNGGKEKRIAHFGYHWSLMERDRRISGVNRHYVSKGLENID from the exons ATGTGGTTCGAGATTCTCCCCGGACTCGCCGCCATGGGCGTGTGCTTGTTTATTCCGGGACTGGCTACTGCGTACATCCAGAGGTTCACTAACGGGGGCAAG gaaaaaaggatTGCTCATTTTGGGTATCACTGGAGTCTGATGGAAAGAGATAGGCGCATCTCTGGAGTTAATCGTCACTATGTGTCAAAG GGTTTGGAGAACATTGATTAA